The Plasmodium gaboni strain SY75 chromosome 5, whole genome shotgun sequence nucleotide sequence ttgttatattattttattatcaattatattaaaacttttaatagaaaaaaaaaaaaaaaaaaaaaattgttcaaatatatttttaatattttatatatctctataaaataaataatatatttttttttacattaattttgaattataaaaaataatatatatatatataaatatatctaaataaataatattattatattataattttattttttttttctttttgtttcTATAGTTTTTTCTTCAGcttttttactttttagaaaaaaggatatttttaatttttttttttttttttggagattatacaaaattttatatgtatgttcTCAtcacattattataaatatgttaatatatatttattattgttataaatatatataactaagaatatttatatatttggtatgtataaaataatatatataatatatatatatatataatatattttatatatataatattttccCCCTATGctaattatttattattgatagatatatttatatacttttcttttttttttttaaatatggtaaaaataaaaatatatttattaatatatatatgaaataattattatgcatatatattaaaatatatatataatttaaaagaagaaaaagggtataatatttaattaaatacaataagggttataattattaataacaaaaaataaataaatataatattatatatataatattatatatgtattgTATGAATGGggtattatatataatatatatatatatatatatatatagtccttagtattttttcattaatatataatataaaatttttatgaataattttatataagCATTCAATTCATTcttatcatataaataaatacatatattattatatattaatttttggcctctattttaaatatattaaaatatattattatatattataaataaatttatgCCTATTTCTTCACATCCCCTTCCCCCCAAAAAAAAACCTCTTTAATCACTTTgcttatatatatatatatatataatatatatatgtaaataataatattatatatatatggataattattaatctttattaaaaaatagttatatatatatataatatatatatatataatacatttttatatacatatttaaaaaatactATTAAAATATTCCGTGCtgttaaaataatttaatgTAGAACttcagaaaaaaaaaaaaaaagcaaTATTGgtaacaataataatatataatatattattttttaataaaaagataatttttttttttaaggttatattataattgATAAGGTTCTAGaatatattcatcattcacaaaaaaaaaaaaaaaaaaaaaaaaaataataataataataataataataataatttattaaggtatatatttataaatgtgttatttatagaagttacaaaaaaaaaacgaaaagtagaatatatttcatgaatttttttttgtccTATTTTTAGAGAATGGAATAATATTCtaataaaacaaatgaaaatgtaattcaaaaatataaataaataaatatatatatatatattttatattttttgtgGTACTTTTAGAGaaccaaaaaaaagaaaaaaaaaaaaaaataccaagagataataaaataaatgtcAACTTATAATGTGGTATATTTCTCAACTGTATCTATTTTTTTGCaatttatcatataataaaatgtagCCAGtccaaaaaaataaaataaaaaatatatatatatatatatatatcaatgtgataagaaaaaaaaaaaaaaaaggttttttttttaattgatctattttttttttttatcatgtataatgcacatatatataatataatataataaaatgtaatataatatagtataatatcataatatgaatatattttttccaCTACTTTTTTGTGTAAagttaatttttttattttttaaattaacAATTAACGctaagaaaataattaataaaaatataaaaaataaaacattcatattaaaaaagtctaacaatataaatgggatttattttattaatacaaaattaaatagaatagaaaataaaaaaaataaaaataagaaaacGAAATTATTTTGTGATCATAATGATAATGTCAATATAATGGAACAACCAAATAATAGTGTCAATATATCTAAGGATAAcaattcatttatttatttgaatcGTAAGAAGTTGACAAACTTACTTCTAATAGTTAATTATGATGGTACAAATTATAATGGTTGGACGGGATTAGAAAATAGTAGTGAAGTTTATTTGAATGCTCtacaaaattataaaaatagaaaaaaaacagaacgtcaaaaatatatagaaagaaaaaaatatactaCTGTTCAGAATAATATTCTCGAttgtatattaaaattacatggatataaatatattcacaataataataataatgaacatatttataatagTTATGACAATGATGAAACAAATAATTCTAATAGTGCTCATCTTAATGATCATAACCAAAATAATGTaagtaatattattaataataaaccATTTGAATTTATTGGAGTTAGTAGAACTGATAAAGGGGTACATGCGaaagaatatatttgtcaatatatatcatatgaAAAAGAACCACCATGCGATGGAAATATGGAACACATAAAAAGATCATTGAACAGTCtattaaataaagatataaaaatattagCTGTGCTAAAAAGTCCACATGATAATTTCAATATTAGATTTCATAATTCTGGAAAAATTTATACTTATAATTTGGATATTAGAAATCCTAGTCAACCCTTAGAAAGAAATTATGCGTGGCAGCTTTATGACGATCCAAGGTTTTTCTTCttatcaaaaaaaacaaaaaaacaTAACAAGGAAAAAACACAGAATGATATACATACAACGCTACAAACGTGTGCAACACCAGGGGATGAAAATGGTATGAAGGggttatatataactagcaaaaaagaagaagatataaaagatatttaTGTCGAAGAGTTAACTCATCTCTTtgaagaaaattatattagTAATGGAACATATGATGATGAAGTTATGTCAGATGAGACACAAAATTATATAGGTGGTGACATTATATcaagtaataatatatcaagtaataatatatcaagtaataatatatctactaataatatatctagtaataatatatctactaataatatatctagtaataatatacctattgataatatatctagtaataatataccTATTGATAATATTCCCCCTAGTAATGATCCCCCTAATGATAACCCAACAAGTGATCCCCcctttttttatgataaaaatatgaaaagTTCATATAACGACATAAGCCACAGtatgaagataataaatagagaaaaagaaatacGGTCAGTAATACCATgtgatattaataaaataaaagaatgTGCCAAGTTATTTATAGGACATCATAATTTCGAATGTTTTCGTGGAACATTAAAAGGAACAGAGAAATTAAGAAAAATCAATACTTACTGCACGATTCATTTTTTAGATGtatatgaattaaaaaataatttatatcaATTTGTTATACAAGGGGATCGATTCTTATATCATATGATTAGAATTATTGTAGGTACCCTAGTCCAAGTTGGTGTTGGtcttttaaatattgaAGATGTAAGAGATGCGTTGCATTTATGTAAGCCTCTTAAAGTTAAATTGTGTGCCCCTTCGCAAGGGTTATGtttgaataaaatattattacaagAGCCACTGGATAAATTAGTAGCTTCTGCTTTAATATCAAATTAGATGTATCGATACTGTCATTCAATGGCgtaccaaaaaaaaatatatacatatatatatatatatatatatatatatatatttttgtgtatttgtttttatactgatttataattttaaaaaatttcatacatatatatatatatatatatatatatatatatatatatatatgtatatatttattgtttaATAATGCGacacatatttatatgtatttcacgaaaaaaaaaaaaaaaaaaaaattataaatatatataaattaatgTGGAGGTAAAAcatatatgatatatttatatatgtatgatTACGAAAAAAAGAcaacatataatttttgaatttattaataattattttattttattttatttttttgttattataaataatatatatgtaccatgtgatatatattatacattatatattatttatttatttgtttgtttagttattatttattatttatattttataattttttttgttttaaaaCTTGTTTAATTTTAGTTTGTTATCCAAATATGATGAGGCATAACCTCTTGAATGAATTTCTTTATCTTCCACAGAAGAATTATCTGAGTTGTCATAGTGTTGATTTCccttatttttattatagaacatattaaaagatgtatattgtttttgtgttcgaatattttttttgtttaattcttcatcatcatcacCATAATCACTGTTATTATCTTTAGATTTATACATGTTATTATGAGATGTCCTAAAGatatgatatttatttatgaatTTTTCAAACGTTGgcatatttaaattatttaatcCACCTTTAATATGATCTAATACATTACATATTTGATGAATACATGTAccattataataaattaatatcGTTGGTAATTTATTCTCAGGATAATTTTCTATAATACGATTATATACACCTTTAGtgaattttatatatttatgtttttctgctaattcttttaaaatattatttaatactttacatgaaataatattttctgAATATAGATGTAAGAGAACATGAGTTCCTTTAGGTTTTCTTTTGtattgtttattattataattatcatcatcatcatcatgatcattattattattattattattatatattaaattattatttagTGGGTTTCTTTTACTTGCCTCATTAATATCTGTAAGGAAATTTTCTTTTGATATTTCAAAAAGCTCACCATATATATCTTCAGCTTTCATACGATTGATTTCATTTATTctatcatttttatatttttcgattatctttaaatattcatCATCTATACATTTCTCTTCAATATCATTTAGTTCATTCAAATTTTTCTTCTCTAAAATATTTTCCTCTTCAAGTTTTTCAAGATTttctaaatatatttcttcttcttttatttcttttgGAAGTGGGGGTAAGTTTCCGAATTTTCTTTGCAGGTCATCCCATTCGGTTGTTTCTCTCGTAGGGTTGGTCGTCGACATGgacaaataaaaaaagaaaaaataaatatatacgtggatatatataaatatatatatattaaatatatatatattattttatttatatattatattatttatatattattttatttatatattattttatttatatatgtgtggtgttaaaaatatatttaaatatgttattaatataacaaatatacaaattctcctttttttataatatttcaaaaaatctaaaaataaaaaaaaaaaaattttcttttcatttatGACAGTGCAAAAagttatatttataaaattttatataaatcaatatattatcatatatttaaaatcAAATGAACcattaaattattatattttatttcgtgttgttaaaatataatatcatttaataaaataaaacaaataatagACGTAGTAATCACAattgtattatttaaacatagtttatgaaattaaatctatttttttttttttttcattttttcttacttttatgtatatacaaaatggttatataaagaaatttaagataatgtaaaatatatcaaataaataaatatataaatatatatataatatatatatatatatatatattatttatttgtacatatataaatatatataatatatataatatatttaaaaggataatactattataagaattgaaagaaatttaaaatgtaaaaaattaaattacatactatattataaataaataaatataaatatatatataatatatataatatatatatatatatatatatatatatatataattaacATATGTCAAATTTTGAGAAGATATAGATATGGTAAAAAAAGTTTACATTTCATTAATATTGTCActaaaaattattcaatattatattatatatatatatatatattttttttttttttttttttttaattaaaatgaGACGAAAATGAGgagatattatatatgattaaaAGTATGTACACCTTTGTAATATGTctatgataaatataaagtatacttatttatgaatatatacatgACAACATTTCctatataaaatatgttcTACTTGTCCTTTTAAAAAGTAtaagaagaaaagaaatatgTACATAAACATCTGTGctaatatgtatttttctctgtatttgttaatttaattaactataaaataaaatttttttttttttttcacttTGTTCaaagtataaatataaccacaaatataaaaataatatatatatatatatatatatatatatttatttatttattgatttattttactGTCTCATcttatattcatattaataacaaaatataattaatatgGAAGTAACATCAACATTATTAGAAAAGGGTAAAAACTTTGCCCAAGATCCATCTGAAGTTTTTCCTGAGtcaaaaaaattttttttttcgtcAATTGGTAAAATATGggaaatataattaaataatatatttttttattttttttatatctttatttttaatcCACCATAATTTGAAGAATggattaaaaaaaaaaaaaaaNNNNNNNNNNNNNNNNNNNNNNNNNNNNNNNNNNNNNNNNNNNNNNNNNNNNNNNNNNNNNNNNNNNNNNNNNNNNNNNNNNNNNNNNNNNNNNNNNNNNNNNNNNNNNNNNNNNNNNNNNNNNNNNNNNNNNNNNNNNNNNNNNNNNNNNNNNNNNNNNNNNNNNNNNNNNNNNNNNNNNNNNNNNNNNNNNNNNNNNNNNNNNNNNNNNNNNNNNNNNNNNNNNNNNNNNNNNNNNNNNNNNNNNNNNNNNNNNNNNNNNNNNNNNNNNNNNNNNNNNNNNNNNNNNNNNNNNNNNNNtatatataatatatatgtatattatttatatgattatacCCATTATATAATNNNaataatatttttttttattttttttatatctttatttttaatcCACCATAATTTGAAGAATggattaaaaaaaaaaaaaaaaaaaaaaaaaaaaaaaaaaattgtcTTTTACTTTgttcttttataatataaattaatggtttatatatatatatatattattaggTAAAGCTCATTTGATAAATTCCCTCTATGGAATCGGCTATACTATTCAAATAGCAATGCTGCCATATTTGGTGTGCCacaaaatgaaatatatatatatatatatatatatatatatatagtaattatttttgtattacaaatatattatataatgcGCAACTGAAAATaagattattatatatcatacatatatatatttttttttttttttttttttttttgttttataaatattttccAGTTGATAAGTTCTAATGCAGGCATAGAACACAATGGATATTTATTAACCTTATTTTCTCTTTTACAATTTGCGGGatccattttttttggaaGAATGGCAGACATGTTAAGAATATAAACAGTattgattatatattattaaaatgaaagaaaaagaaatatttatgtttttatatatttttatactttcatataatatatatagatgGGGTGTAAAAAAGTCcttttatttatctttAATTTCCTCTTGCTTAATGTACCTAATGgttcaaataaatatatacatataaatatatatatatatatatatatatatatatatatattgatgTGTATAATgtttctttatttttttaaaacgctaatatatatatatatatatatatatatatatttatgtatatattattattactgTGCCATTCAGATCATGGTTTGCGAATCGACGTGGGCCTACTACATCAGCTTCTTACCATCCTTTTTTATGCAAACATTTCAAGCTTCTTCCTTGTTAGTGTGCTTAAAAACAGATTTCAATAAAAGGACAGGAGCATTAGGTTATCTCAATCTAAGCTACGGAATGGGTATTATATTGGGTAGTTTTTTAGCAGGTATGATGGTTAACATTGTAGGATCAAGAGgaaatttattaattgCATTATTATCACAATTAATAGccttatatataagtacAACATTAGAAGAAGATCCAAAATTATTGAAGAGCTCtaatatagataaaatgaaaatgggagaaatatttttaagtattaaaaatgaatacaTAAGAgttttaaatttatttaaaaaaacatatggaatatgtttattaattctttttGGATTATTACCTATATTAATGACAAAATTTGCTTTTGCTCCTGTAGTTGTAGATATGTTTAAATTAACTCCTTCACATACATCATATCTAATGACTTATGCAGGTATTATAACTATCATTGCTGAAGGTATACTTGCTCCTTATTTAAGTTCTTTACTAGGTGATATGATTTGTTGTAAATATTCGATACCACTTACATTAACAGggtttttattattatcattatgtGGAACTAACGAATCACTTGttcttatatttatgtCTATTCCATTATGTGGAGGTgctttattatatatatgtggaACTAGCCAAATGACAAAGCGAGTGGAAGAATCAGAATTGGGTTCTATTATTGGTTTGAATACATCTCTTTTTTATGCCGTTACAATAATAGCTCCATACATTGCCTTTAAATCATACATATCCTTGGGATTGGGTCTATATTggtaaaataaatataaataaatatatacatatatacatatatatatatacatgttTGTTTCGTTTTAGGCTCCTGTGTGCCTTTATTTGTTTTGTTGTTACTCTATACATTTTTGTAATTGATAAATCTACCttgaaaatttttaaaGACGATAAAGACAGCGTAGAAACAATATTTTCCAGCATTAAATCgattttataaaaatataatacaaaataatttgtgcttattatatatacataaatatatatatatatatatatatatatatatatatattgatactcttgttatatgtttatgaatacataaatcattgaatttatatatatgattgACCTATACAATTCAATATCGTTTTATTGCATTTATACacttatttttataattttgttcatatattataatataatataattttttttttttttttttttttgtaaaaatattttaaaaataaattgttttgtttttatgtttaaagaataaataaagtaccaaaaaaaaaaaaaaaaaaaaaaaaaaaaaaaaaaaaattttaaaaaaaaaaaaaaaaaaaaaaaaaaaaaaaaaaaaaaaaaaaaaaaaaaaaaaaaaaaaaaaaaaaNNNNNNNNNNNNNNNNNNNNNNNNNNNNNNNNNNNNNNNNNNNNNNNNNNNNNNNNNNNNNNNNNNNNNNNNNNNNNNNNNNNNNNNNNNNNNNNNNNNNNNNNNNNNNNNNNNNNNNNNNNNNNNNNNNNNNNNNNNNNNNNNNNNNNNNNNNNNNNNNNNNNNNNNNNNNNNNNNNNNNNNNNNNNNNNNNNNNNNNNNNNNNNNNNNNNNNNNNNNNNNNNNNNNNNNNNNNNNNNNNNNNNNNNNNNNNNNNNNNNNNNNNNNNNNNNNNNNNNNNNNNNNNNNNNNNNNNNNNNNaaaaaaaaaaaaaaataccaaaaaaaaaaaaaaaaaaaaaaagaataatcataaaatttgtataaaaaaaaaaaaaaaaatatatgtatataatacataatggaactaaacaaataaaaaattaaaaagatataaatagtGAAGAATAgacatataattatatgtatatgtgAACTAGGcatttatttaaaattttaaattatatagtaataaaaaaaaaaaattcttttaaatagaacacacatatatatatatatatatatatatatatatctgttttatattttaatatatataaaggaaCACTCATGTGAATAGATTTAGACTGCCATCCATATGAGTATAAcactttttatattacatattaaatataaatacatataatttttttttgttttataaaaaaaaaaaaacgCATTGATATTtaattcctttttttatatttaattttcaTACGATTCGATTATATCGTTTGGCTCAAAATCGAGAAAGTTTTGAAAACCCATACCACATTCATCACCTTCTGTTACTTGtgttttttcttctttaataattttaatagAAAGTATTTTCCCCATATAAATAACTTTATCATTTCTTAAAATACGAATATTACTATTTATATTGATAGTACCTTTTTTAACAATACAACCAGCAACCTTTCCAAttttagatatattaaaaactTTTAAAATTTGAGCTCTTCCTTTTAATTCACCCATTGGTTTCTTACTTAACTTCTTTTCcatttctttttcaatattttctataagttcatataaaacatttgaatatataataggataattattatgattttttGAACCTTTTGAATTTTTTGAGCCTTTAATATCATTTGATAATTTAACACCAAAAGCTATAATAGTAGCATTAAAACTTGTAgcatattttatatcacTTGATGTTACATTACCTATATCAgcatatataattttgttttttattttatatatactatcTTCTTTTTGTAATTTAAGAATGcaattttttaaaatttcaATACTTCCTTGTTTATcacattttataatataatttgagtatatattttttatttcattatcTACTATATGTGTTGAAGGATCTATTTCAatcatatttttgtttgtattattcaaatttatttttaaaaaatcatCCTTTGGaaatgatttattatttttatacttttccatttcttttatattatcatcactTGTGATATCATCATCACTTGAATGATTATCACTTGAATCATTATCACTTGAATCATTATCACTTGAATCATTATCACTTGAATCATTATCACTTGAATCATCATCACTTGAATCATTATCACTTGAATCATTATCACTTGAatcattatcatcactTGTCATATTTCCGTCAATGTCatttttgatattattttctcCTAGTGTATTTGCAGAAGCTccaattttattttctctGGAAATTATAAAATCTTTATACTTGTCCATATTCATCTCAtcatatgaaaaattattaatttccattgttaacattttattcttattatgTTCTGCAATTTCTTTAGCAAGTGTCTCATTTTCGACAACATAAAATTTGTCACCTGCTACAGGAACagaatttttattatatccaataattttaatagGATCAGATGGATATGCAgttttaatatttttatttaaatgatcTTTTAATATCTTTACTTTTCCATATGATGATCCagtataaaaataatcatttatatttagaACACCACTTtgtaataaatttatagaaacaattccatttttatctatataaGAATCTAAAACAACACCTTGAGCTTGTTCAGGTTTATTATCAGGATTCATTTGTAGATTAAGAAATTCAGATTCTAAATATATTGCATCTAACAATTTATCTATACTTTCTTCTTTATAAATAGAACATTCAACTACTTGTATTTCCCCTCCATTTAATTCGGTTGTTATATCATGATATAACaaatcatttattattctaTCTACATCAACATTAGGCATATCTACTTTAGTTATTgcaataataatttttatattaaattcttttattaattttatacaCTCCACAGTTTGTTCTTGTATTCCTTCTTCTCCTGATATAACAAGAATACTTAAATCTGAAATTTTAACTCCTCTACTTCTCATAGGCATAAATGCTTCATGTCCTGGTGTATCCACAAGAGTAAATGTAAAGTTATTTCTTACTGTTGCTTTAAATGCTCTTATATTTTGTGTTATAAGTCCATactcttttttttgttcatttgttttacatatataatcaAATAATGATGTCTTTCCATGATTTATATGTCCTATAAATGTCACTACCACATTTCGTTTTTTATCATCCAGCATACTCTTTGATTTTTCAATACTATCACTTTTTAATGTTAAAGTCgtatctttatttttttttcgactttttcctttttccttttttttttttttttccttacTTTTTTCCATATAAGTTTTTTCATCGAGGGATTCATTTTGGTCACCCACTGGAGCGTCTTTCGATTCATCCGTTTGGCAAATTATGGATTTGGTAAGTgttatatcattattaatattttgtgCATCCACATTTTTAACATCCACATTTTTAACATCCACATTTTTAACATCCACATTTTTAACATCCACATTTTTAACATCCACATTTTTAACatccatatttttaacatccatatattttttatccatatctttttcatccatatattttttatccATATCTTTCTCATCCATATCTTTCTCATCCATATCTTTCTCATCCATATCTTTTTCATCCATATGCTTTTCCTCATTACCCTTTTGTTCTTGCCTAACCctttcatcatttttaatcTTTTCTTCCACCTTGATAGCTTGCTCTTCCTCACGTTCGTTCATTACATCCTGTCGcacatttttaataattttttcttgaAAATTCGTAGTTGTCTCATTGTCTAGTGTAAGCACATTATCATCGCCCTGTTCTATATTACAATCTATTTTGAAATGTTCAcatatttgttttatcTGTTCTGAATTGATCTTATAACTTGaattatattctttattttcatggatgacaaaatatttttttatagatGCCAATGGTATTTTAATTGTTTTAGATAACATGGATAAAGTAATAGTATGAGGAAGATCataaacatttttaataatttttttgaatttattattaaaaggtaattctttatttttttttaaataatacGATTTGTTAATCTTATgattattttctttatcataaatatttttatattttttatttttttcataagAAGTGTTAAATTTTTCTTGGACATGTTCAttgaataaatattcatcCTCTGTATGGAAATTGTTAAAAGGAGAAtgattaatattattttgtaaatcATATAgatttttctttttcttcttattagtattattatcatGATTGTCTATAATTGGatctattatattttcatttttgttattatcaataggatatatataatcacctttatattgtatatcattaatatcttcattttcttttaacatattcaaataattaaaaatttttttaaatgttttaGATCCTGTAGGTATTGtcaatatataatttgatTTATAGTCATTTTGTGGAGTTCCTAATATTTCAACATCTATTATATCccatatattaaata carries:
- a CDS encoding putative metabolite/drug transporter encodes the protein MEVTSTLLEKGKNFAQDPSEVFPESKKFFFSSIGKAHLINSLYGIGYTIQIAMLPYLLISSNAGIEHNGYLLTLFSLLQFAGSIFFGRMADIWGVKKSFYLSLISSCLMYLMIMVCESTWAYYISFLPSFFMQTFQASSLLVCLKTDFNKRTGALGYLNLSYGMGIILGSFLAGMMVNIVGSRGNLLIALLSQLIALYISTTLEEDPKLLKSSNIDKMKMGEIFLSIKNEYIRVLNLFKKTYGICLLILFGLLPILMTKFAFAPVVVDMFKLTPSHTSYLMTYAGIITIIAEGILAPYLSSLLGDMICCKYSIPLTLTGFLLLSLCGTNESLVLIFMSIPLCGGALLYICGTSQMTKRVEESELGSIIGLNTSLFYAVTIIAPYIAFKSYISLGLGLYWLLCAFICFVVTLYIFVIDKSTLKIFKDDKDSVETIFSSIKSIL
- a CDS encoding putative phosducin-like protein, translated to MSTTNPTRETTEWDDLQRKFGNLPPLPKEIKEEEIYLENLEKLEEENILEKKNLNELNDIEEKCIDDEYLKIIEKYKNDRINEINRMKAEDIYGELFEISKENFLTDINEASKRNPLNNNLIYNNNNNNNDHDDDDDNYNNKQYKRKPKGTHVLLHLYSENIISCKVLNNILKELAEKHKYIKFTKGVYNRIIENYPENKLPTILIYYNGTCIHQICNVLDHIKGGLNNLNMPTFEKFINKYHIFRTSHNNMYKSKDNNSDYGDDDEELNKKNIRTQKQYTSFNMFYNKNKGNQHYDNSDNSSVEDKEIHSRGYASSYLDNKLKLNKF
- a CDS encoding putative tRNA pseudouridine synthase, translated to MNIFFPLLFCVKLIFLFFKLTINAKKIINKNIKNKTFILKKSNNINGIYFINTKLNRIENKKNKNKKTKLFCDHNDNVNIMEQPNNSVNISKDNNSFIYLNRKKLTNLLLIVNYDGTNYNGWTGLENSSEVYLNALQNYKNRKKTERQKYIERKKYTTVQNNILDCILKLHGYKYIHNNNNNEHIYNSYDNDETNNSNSAHLNDHNQNNVSNIINNKPFEFIGVSRTDKGVHAKEYICQYISYEKEPPCDGNMEHIKRSLNSLLNKDIKILAVLKSPHDNFNIRFHNSGKIYTYNLDIRNPSQPLERNYAWQLYDDPRFFFLSKKTKKHNKEKTQNDIHTTLQTCATPGDENGMKGLYITSKKEEDIKDIYVEELTHLFEENYISNGTYDDEVMSDETQNYIGGDIISSNNISSNNISSNNISTNNISSNNISTNNISSNNIPIDNISSNNIPIDNIPPSNDPPNDNPTSDPPFFYDKNMKSSYNDISHSMKIINREKEIRSVIPCDINKIKECAKLFIGHHNFECFRGTLKGTEKLRKINTYCTIHFLDVYELKNNLYQFVIQGDRFLYHMIRIIVGTLVQVGVGLLNIEDVRDALHLCKPLKVKLCAPSQGLCLNKILLQEPLDKLVASALISN